TGGGACATAATGCTCGAAAAAGTACTTCATTGAAAAGCTTGCTCTTGTATTGATGTTGATGTGAATACATCGCTTTATTGAATAAAGGAAATTAACAACATAGGTAACATTGAAAGCAGTTTGTTTTCAATTGAAGTACGGGAGGCTCGTCGCCTGCTATGAGTCGAGCTGGTAAGCGAAGAGCTTCATGGATAGTATCTCCGAAAGTGGCGGGCATTCCATTGTCTTGGAATTTCCTTCCCTTCTAGAGTGTCAAGGGTGTAGCTTCTTCTGCCCCCAGATCAGCTGATCACGTAGGGGCCTTCCCAGTTTggcttcatcttctttgacCCTTGCCTCAATGCTGTGATGAAAGTTTTTCTGAGCACAAGGTCTCCAGGCCGAAACTGTCTGATCTTGGCCTTCTTATTGTAGTAGGATGTCAACTGCTGCTGGTAGGCGGCAACTCGAACAATGGCCTTTTCTCATTCTTCTTCAAGCAGATCAAGGTTGACTCTCATCTGCTTACAGTTTTGGTTAAGACTGCCCACCTCAATGCTCATGGAAGGGACTGTGATATGTGGGGGAATGATTGCTTCCGTCCCATAGGCCAGGGAAAACGATGTCTCTCTGGTCGAGCTCCTTTTGGTTGTGCGATAAGCCCATAGGACTCCTGGCAGCTCGTCGACCTATTTTCCTTCTAGGCCTTCTAGTCTTTTCTTTAGGCAGTCCAGCACGATCTTGTTGGCTGCCTCTTCTTGGCCATTGCCTTACGGGTATCTGGAAGTTGACATGTGTTGTTTGATGCCATACTTCGCAAGGAATGCAGTGATTTGCCTGCTCATGAACTATGTACCATTATCGGTGACTATCGATTGATGGCAACCGAATCTGCAAACGATGTTCTTCCAGATGAATTGTTCAACGTCAGCTTCCTTGGTAGAAGATAAAGCCTCCGCCTCGATCCATTTGGTGAAGTAATCAGTGGCAACGATCATCATCTCCTTATTGGCAGGTGCCGTCAGCATAGGTCCCACCAAGTCAATGGCCCACTGCATGAATGTCCATGGATTGTTCTGCAGATGGTATTCCTCAGCTGGCAAGCCAGGGATCGGCTTGTAGCGTTGGCATCGATCACATTTTCGAGCATACTCCGTGGAGTCTTGGCGCATGGTAGGCTAGAAATAGCTGATGTTGAGAGCCTTCTGAGCAAGCGACCTGCCTTCAGCGTAATTTTCACATTCGCCGTCGTGTCTTTTGCAGAAAACCTGGAGCGTTTGTAGGTACTTGATGCAAGTGAGATGAGGCCCGTAGTATGATCTGCAGATAAGCGTATCGCCTTTCATGTAGTATCTTGCAGCCTTCTGCTTGATTTTTCTGGACTCGGACTTGTCCTCGGGCAAGTTTTCATTCACTAGGTAGTCAATGATAGGTTCTTGCCAGCTAGGATCCTCATTGATCTGCATCAAGTCCGGTTGTTCTGCCTCTTCTATGCTAGGCTGGTCAAGGTGCTCGACCGGGATGGAGCGTCTGAACTGGGTACCTAGCGTTGATCCTAAGCTTGCCAGTGCATCTGCGTGAGCGTTCTCTGCTTGGGGTACCTGCTGATGGTGAAGGTGGGAAACGCCTTTAATAGCTCTTGGACTTTGTCAAGGTACAAGATCATCCTTGGGTGCTTCGCCATGTATTCTCCTGAGGCTTAACTTGTGATCAGCTGGGAATCTGAGTAGATGACCAGCTTCTTGATAGATAGCTCCTTTGCCAAACGCAGGCCAACGAGCAATGCCTCGTACTTTGCTTCGTTATTTGAAGCCGGGAAGCCAAGTGTGATAGCATGCTCTcgaactttccttctttttactgaccagcttctcttcttcggcTGATAGTGTGAATGCTACAACAAAGTCTGCTAAGGCCTGTACTTTTATTGCAGTCTTCAGCCGGTAGAGGAGGTCGTATGGGCTTAGCTATATTGCCCATTTCATGAGTCGCTGAGAAGCATCAGGGCTATGGAGGattgatctcaaaggaaagtcAGTCATAACGATGACTCGGTGAGCTTGGTAATAAGGTCTTAGCTTTCTCGCGGAAACGACAATGGCCAAAATGAGCTTCTCCAATTTTAGGTAGCGAGTCTCTGCatcgaggagagcttttgacATATAGAATATTGGATGTTGGGCCCCAAGTTCTTCTCGGATGAGAGTTGAGCTGACGGCCAAATTGGACACTGCCAGATACACGAATAAGTCTTCACCAGGAACTGACTTCGAGAGCAGGGGAGGTGAAGTAAGGTTGGTCTTTAGACTCTGGAAAGCTACTTTGCACTTCTCGTCCCACTTGTCCTTTTGCCCATTCtccaaagctttgaagaatggtCTGCAATCGATTGAGGGCCGCTGCTCTGCCCGTCAgactttgtatttccttcATTGTGGAAGGTGACTTCAATTCAAGAATGGCTTTGATTTGGCGTAGGTGTGCCTCAATACCTCATTGTGTGACTAAGTACCCCAGGAATCGGCTGGATGATACACCGAACGTGCATTTACTTGGATTCAACTTCATGCGGTATTGGCGGAGCAGGCTGAATGCCTCGGCGAGGTTTTTGAGGTGGTCTCCACGCTTGGGGACTTTGACCAACATATCATCCACGTAACTTCCATGGTTCTGTTAATCTGCTCCTTGAAAATCTTATTCCCGAGCATTTGGTAGGTTGCTCCGGTGTTCTTCAGCCCAAAGGGATGACCTTGTAGCAGTAAGTCCATCTCTCGATGATGAAATAGGTCTTCACCTTGTCATGGTCGTACATCATAATTTGATTATAGCCGAAGTAGgcatccatgaagctgagcagCTGGGTGTCGGAAGTTGAATCCATGAGCTGGTAGATCCTCGACGATGGGAAGTTGTCTTTAGGGCATGCTTTGTTGAGGTCGGTGTAATCGACGCACTCTCTCtatttgcatttttcttgttttgccacCAGAACAACGTTTGCCAGCCATTCCGAGTAGGAGACCTCTTCAATGAATCCGGCTGCTAGAAGCTTGTCGATCTTTACTTCAATGAGCGTGATTTGCACAGGAGCGAAGTTGCGTCTCTTCTGCACCACAGGCTTGCTGACAGGGTTGATATGGAGCCGGTGGCAGATGATGTTTGGGTCGATGTCGAGCATGTCAGATGGTGACCATGAAAAcatgtttttgttgttctgGAGGAAGGTGGTCAGCTCCACCTTTTCGTCTTGGCTTAGTCGCGAGCCGATCAGCGCTTTCTTGTCTGGCTGGTTAGGATCGAGGGGTACTAACTCAACGTCTTCCTCAGCCTTCCAACCTTCTTCAAGGGAGCCTTCCGAGCGAATTCCCTCATCTCGATCCTTCTTGTTTGGATTCTAGAGCGAGCCGATCTACGCTTCTTTGTTTAGCTGGCCAGGATCAAGGGGTACTAACTCGACGTCATCCTCAGGCTTCCAACCCTTTTGGAGCCTCATTCTTGGCACCGCGATCTGTACTTATCCCGGGCTTTTCGCTCGAACTGGTTGCTCTTTTGGCTTGCCTGCTTCGTATGGTGATCAACTTGCTTGCTGGCTTTCTTTACGGCAATACGATTATCGTCCCAAAGTACGCAGCGTTCTGCCGTCGCGAACACTTCTGCCAAGTTTTGACTTGGAGTTATGGCCAGCTCCCGGTATAGCTCGTGCTCGGTTGGCAACCCCTTCTTGAAAGCTGAGGATGCAACTTGGTCATTGCATCCTATGATGTTAGCCTTTTCAGCCTTAAACCTTCTCAGGTAGTCTCATAGAGACTTGTCTGGCTTCTTGCGCATGTTGAACAGATGGTCTGCATGCTTTTTGACCgtcttgtaggaggtgtactCCTTTGTGAAGATGAAGGCTAACTCCTTGAAGTTTCCTATCAACGCGGACGGTAGAATTTGAAACCAGTCTTGAGCTGCTCCTCGCAAGGTCATCGCGAACACTTTGCACATCAGGGTGTCGTCTGCCTTTTACAGGATCATGGCGCCCTTGAAGTGCCTCAAATGGCTTTCAGGGTCAGAGTCCCCATTGAATGAAGTGATGGATGACGTTGTGAACTGCTTTGGTGGCGGAGCACGTTCCACATCGTCAGTAAAGGGAGAGCATTCGACTCGATCAATTTCCCTGCGCAGGTCCTCCTCCGTGCTTCCTTTAAGTTGGAGACCTTGGAGTTGGTCATTTACTAACTTCTCGACATCCTCTGCTCGCAGGGCTGGAGTCTCTGGCCGACGTTTTCGGTGCCTCTAGCGTGACTAGCTAACTTCTTCCTCGGTTCCTAAGGGTCGATCCCCTTGGGTGCCCTGCCCGTAGGGCATATTAGAAGATTGATCTTGTGAGGATTCCTCTACAGCTTGTCGGCCCGTGTTGGTCATCGAGCAGGCTAGTGGGCGTCGATCGTCATATTATGCCCGTAAGGAGGGTCGCTCAGGTCGACGTCTTCGGTGCCTTGAGCTCGACTGGCTAACTTCTTCCTCAGTTCCTAAGGGTCGATCCCCTTGGTTGCCCTGCCCGTGGGGCAGATTAGGAGATTGAGCTTGTGAGGATTTCTCTACAGCTTGCCGCTGCGTGTTGGTCCTCGAGCGGGCTAGTGGGCGTCGGTCGTTGCGCTTGTCATGCGACTGGTCACGAACTCGAGCTCTTTATGGGCCCAAGCGGGAGTGAATATTGGACTGTGGGCCTAGCGTCTCTAGCACATTGGTCCTTGGTCCTAGCCTCGATCGGCTCAGAGTACGGCTCGCGGCTGTCTGTGTCTCATCTGCACGACCTCACTCTCTTCCCTGTCGGTTTGCCCTTATCTGACCAGCCTGGGACCTCTCGAACTGCTCGCCGGCACGCTCGTGCACCCTCCTCTCCTTGTCACATGGTCTAAGGTTAGGGCCTTGATTCAAGTTGATCTGCCTGAGTAGCTGGCCAATCAGATTGTTTTGATTGTCGACCCTCTGTGTGAGTTGATCAACCCGTGAGTTAAGGTCCACTTGACTGCGAGGGTCAAGTAGAGTGGTGTGCATCGGGCCCAACGGCATATGGGCTAGGGTTCCATTAGATGCATACGCAGGTGCATACGTCAAGTGTGGCTGTAAATGAGGGAGAGAATGGATCTGATCCAAGACTGGGACGACATCGAAGTAGCCATGGGGCTGTCCAGCAGTTCCGGCAGCTGAGTGGTGTGGCTGCTGCTGTGCTCCGATGGTAGGATAGCAAGGCAGAGCAGCTCCGGCAGGATGGTGCAGCAGAGTAGTTCCAGCAATCGGCGCTTGAGGCTGTGGAGGTCACGGAATCATGTGGCGGCTGTTCTGCAATTCCAGCAGCTGTCTGCAGCGGCTGCAAAGCACTAGCAGACAGCTGCAAGGTGTTGGCAGCCACGATTTCGTGCGGTTGCATTGAGGTTTCCACCATGAAACCATGAGATGAGCCTATCGTAGTGGCATTACTCTTCGTACGTCTGGtatcaaccatggttgtttgaaaaaatgtgGAAAATGGATTTGGAACACGCTTTGAGTATTATTTCGCGCTCTCAATGAAAGTACCAATTTGTGGGGGCAAATTTttccacgagaatattcgctcaagattccttcgtcttctccgcctctctttctccattCAAAACAGATCGAAGTAAAAGGACCATACCTgaggggtgttggccaaaggccctccgatgcttaagttaggtagggtgtttcaagaaaaatcaggtggccggagccgtgtgtggtggccagagccttgtgtgagagagagaaggagaggaggttgctagggtttttgagaaataatttctgcagagtttCAGTAGGAATTTAGATGTACCTTAATCTTTGTGTGTGGCCAtccttttatagtggtctcggaggctaaggtttcagaggaataattccgtataTGGAAATGAATTATTCCTCATCGATttagaattgatttgattaattgggaatttgatttattagggtaaatcaaatccccaATTGTGGTATGTATCAAATtaattcctaatttaattaggtaactcctcgtttaattgggaattaggtaggaatcaaatcaattcttgACCCAATTAgataatattctatttaatttGGTAATCTCCAATTAATTgaataattcccaattaggtcaaataatccccaaataaaaggaattatttgacttagggttttgatttaattaggttcccacgtCTACTAATACCATCTTTAGTAGGGTATTTGTCCATCATTCTTCCTAgatcattttcaatttttcaaaaaaaaaaagaagaaagtacTAAATATTTGACAACATtgtttttatctctttaaTTAATGTGAGGTTGAAGTAAAGAGTGGTGAGGGATAAGATAGCGGGGATGTGAGGTGTGAGGTTGgtaagtttttaatttttatttttcttgttggaaGTGTATTTATGAGTAGTTTGGAAAGaaaatgagatttttttagaaattgagaaattttgaattagaaATTAGGGGTGGACAAAAAAGAAGTGCgggttaaaaaattaaaaaaaaaaactagcaTTTCAAAGAGGCAAGAGTGCCAAACTTTGTACCAAGACACAATAGCTGGAGTGCAAAAATGAGAAGCTTGACTTCTCTCTGCCGGAGTAGCTGGTTATCGAGGACAAGAAGAGAAGCTCCACACTCAATCTTATTCTCAAATACTCTCTGTACTGACAACAGTGATGGGGTTCAAAGCTCAAGGATCAAGATCTTCGATCGCCATTTCAGACGCAAACAGGTTCAAATCTCTTGTTCACAAACATCTGTGAAGTGTCTCAATTGGGCAATTGGTTTGAGGTCGGCAGTCTGAGAAATTATTGGATTaactcattttcattttatttttcagaaaaatttgttatttgttaTTGTTCGGAAGGTGTTGAGTTTTCTATGTGTTTAATGTAGCTTCAGTAGCTACCGAAAGACGATTAGTATTGCtgaacaaatttatttaatttcagCTTGATCGAGCTGCTTGGTTGATGCGTTCGAAGGATTCTTTTGTTGATACTGTTGCTGAGAATATATTAGATCGATTGGAGGTAAAAAGATAGTTCTTTTTAGTTTAAGTCCACTAGTTCTATTTACGGATTGGGTTATGATTACAAAATAGTTTTTTTGCTTCTAGCATTTGTTGGCTTCATCACTCTAATTTCAAAGTCTTTAGCTTTAAGAGGGTTATTTTTTCTTGAGTTGGTCTTTTTCTTGTCTCACATCTTTCTGTCCATTTGTAATGATAATCACACCACTTCTGACAACTAAACTATAGTAACAACCAAATTATTTCCCGGTTAGTTCTGGCATCTGTATGGCATTGCGTATCTTGGGCTATTTTTTAGCTGAAGAATGAGATATGTCATCATGTGGTCCTCTACTATAGTTTCTCTAGGCTTCTGATGATTCATAGATTCCAATTTCCTTGAGTGGTTATATTCTTTTGAAAGTTCCTGCCTGTCAATATGTGGGTTGATATGGTTGAATAATGTAGTTCTGTTTCTTTCTAAACTTAAGCCAACTTTCTTGTGTGATGTTTTTTCCCTTGCACAGAAGCTCAATTCCTAGTCTTGTATAAGATTTTCTTAGAGAAATGATTTGGTATCCAAAGCTTGTCTCATAACAATAACAAACTATTCCTAGTGCACTGGATTCCACCCTCATCTGATGTATTCAGTTAATAGTAGGACTGGTAACCTTCTCGGTGtatattttccaagtttaagTCCCTAGCGCTCAATATTTAAAACAAGATTTTTTGACTTTGTATTTAAGAATATGTATTTGTTATAAAGAGTAATGATAAATGCGAAGTTTGAGCTTATGCCATTGCAGTATCCATATGCGAAATGTTAGAACTGTACTATGTCATGACCTTTATAGTAccaatattttcttctttttttaatgtttaaatTGGTATTTGTCTCATATTGCAGGATTGCAAGAAAACATTTCCGACAGCATTATGTTTGGGAGGTTCGTTGGAAGCTGTCAGGCGTTTGTTACGTGGTCGTGGTAAGAAATTAGTTTTGTAATACCATTCTCCTTTCATCTTTGTATTTAGCTCTAACATATGGAGTAGCACATAATTTTTTTCGTCAAAGTTAATGAGATTAAATATGATTGTTTTGAGCCGTGTTTATGAAAATTATCTTATGACTAGTGTGATATCCTACATTCGTATCTGTGTCCTGTGATGGTCATTGTCTGATTAAGCTATCAATTAGTAGAGCTTTACCTAAAATAGTATAATAAGAGTATCTCTTAACTCTCTCTCGCTCTTACTCTCTGTGGCACATGTGTGCACAACCTAATTCACTAGTTGTTTCCAAGAGAAGATAACTAAGGCAAAAGCAGAACGTTCATTATGATGGGTATGACATACGGCATAGTGTGATTGCTCAATTACAATAACTTAGATaacttatattatattattttcttttaggtGCCATTGAAAGGCTCATTATGATGTCTACATCACATGATATGGTAAAACTATGTAGAGATGCTGAGCATGGTGTACAGAGTGAAAACATTGAAACATCGTTTATGGTTGGTGACGAAGAGTTTTTACCTGTCAAAGAAAGGTATCCCCtctaaatttcatttctttgtttaGGTTAAATTTACTATTGTTGGTGAGTTTTAACTTTTGATATGATGCCCTCTAATTTTATGTGTGAAGTTCTCTAGATCTGGTAATAAGTTGCTTGGGCCTTCACTGGACAAATGATCTTCCAGGAGCCATGATACAGGTTTTTGCTCTTTCATTCTTGTTGCATGCCTCAAGACTCAAGACTCAAGACTCAAGACTCAAgatcaattttatttatagattaAAAGCTCTGGAAATGCCTGTTTATGCTACTGCATTGGTTCatcattttcatatatttacATACCTTCAAAACTATATTCAAGTGTTTTAAGTCTAAGCTGTTGGCTATTTATATACCAAAAGATTTAATAGATTTGGTCAAAGTCCTACACTTTATTGAATACTCAAATCCAGAAAGTCAAGAGTAGAACTACATAAGCATGCATTTGTGGAGAAAACTGCACATCCACACACCAAGCGCATACGTGCATACTTCTACATTGACACATAGATGTGAAAGAATAAATATCTGCATGATTTGAGTGATAATATGAGTACtttgtttttatgaaacaCTATTTTTCATGATATAAAAGACCTAAATCTTAAAAACCTGATACACATGAAAACTATGTAATTGTTTAGACTTTATTGAAAAAGTTATTGCACTTAATGTTAATGGGAACTATGTTGCTTGTAATTTTCTTAGCTGATGAAATGATGGTTGTTGCTCTGAGAGAGTTAATTCCTACAAATTTACTGATGACTTTCATTTAATATTTGCAtccttatttctttttgttctagTTCTCTATACATGGTGTTATATGATCATCAATGCGATCATTGTCATCATCAGTATAGAATTCAGAATGTAACTGTATGGAAATATCTAAGCTAGATGTTTGTGTGTGACAGAGCAGATTGGCATTGAAGCCAGATGGCCTATTTTTAGCTGCAATTCTTGGTGGAGAAACCTTAAAgttattttctgtttatctATAGTTACATTAAAACTTGACAGTAGTTTACTACTTAAGAAATGCTCAGTCGATTAtctacttcttctttttgttacTAGAGAGCTAAGAATAGCATGCACAGTGGCACAAATGGAGCGTGAAGGAGGCATCAGTCCACGAATATCACCTTTGGCACAAGTATGTAATTTATTGCattggttttcattttctaaggGATCCGAgtagttgttttgtttttcggGCTGACATGGATTTTTCCATTTGGttatttgatattttcctCAGAagaatttgttctttttaataACTCCTGGAACGTTAAAAGAAGTGGTATAGTGGAATTTAGAGCGAGTCATCATTTCCTTTACAACTCTGTAATTTCCCTAGCATACTAAAATTGATTAATTCAAAGTAATGTTTGtatttatattgttatttttaatgaaatcaaACATTCACTTGAGGTTAGTAccccatttctttttgttttcctattttatcTTTCTATCAGCTTCTGCATGCGTTTGAAAAGGTAGTTGCAACTTGTGACCTTCCCGGAAGAATTGACTGTATCCTGTAATATTTTAAGCATAGTTGGCAACTTGGCAGGTTTCATCTGGTTGGATATGGATTGTTGtgaagttttttattttatgagtgatcaattataaataaaattatgccACTGGTGCGAATGCTTTGCGTGCTGGATGGAGAGCTGATGCGGGGATTTTGGTATATActatttcatataaaattgGATGACCAGAAGTGTGAATAATCATGGCAGTTATTGCATGATATATTTGACATACCTTTTTTGATATTTGTGTTTTGTCATGCTCTCTTCGCCCTTATTTTGTTAATCCCCACTGCGAGTACTGAAACCCACATTTGGAATATTAAATCTTGCATGTCAATATGTAAGATATTAGGCCTCTCCACCCTTTGATGCCTTAATTTTAATGTGGCATCGGAAAGGGCAATCCATGTGTCAGACCCGATGGCCCAGACGTGCTTCACGTTACCCAATATAGTTGATCCATGTGTTTGGTCCAATCATGCCACATGTAAGGGGGCTCGTTGAGAGTATAGAACATTATTGTGAATTCTAAGCCTTGCATTACAAACAATGGATAATATCTTTGGTCTCCCCAATAGCGCCACATGTAAGGGGGTGCGTTGAGAGTATTAAACACCACATTAGGAATACTAAGCCTTGCATGACGATATATAAATCTTTGGCTTCTTCACCCATTGCCAATTCGTTTTGGGTTGAATGACTTAACTTTAACAATCCCCTTCTCGAGGCATTTACTTATTATTCTTTATCATAAATGAATATCTTTTTCTCCTTCTAGcattgttttgtttccatAAAAGTATATTACTGAGTggttaaaaatcaaaatttgcaCATGTGAATCCTCATGCCCcccctcttttcttttggggtttAGGTGCGGGATGCAGGCAATCTTTTGACCAGGGCAGGTTTTTCCCTTCCAGGTGTTGATGTTGACGAATTTGTAGTCAGATATCCAAGTGGTGAGCATTCCCCGTCTAAGTTACAGCTCTGGACCTGTAATTGTAATAATTTTGGACTCATGAATTTACTGGCTAAAACTCGGATGTTCTGTGTCTTAATATGTTCATGCCTTCAATTTTAGCGTTATGTGGTGTTTCTTTAAGCTTGATTGCATATTGTCGTTGGAGGGGAACAGAAATCTGTTATACAAATATGGTAATCTATCTACTGGTGTTCACTTTCCCCTTCCCATCTTAGGAGTTGCTAGACATGTTAGATGCTAACTTCACTTGGTCTCTTCATTTGAAATTGTGATATTTTTCGTagttctttatatttatttttttggttaaagcTTTCACTTTTTTGTAGATTAAGCTCCTTCAGTCTCCTGTTACAAGAAGGGTTGATGGGGTAGGTGATAGgatgctttttatttttattttcagaaGGGGTGGGTGAGGGGATGATAATAAATATCTACTGAGTATAGTTTAGCAAAATCGCGTATGTTATGTCATGAGCATAAAGTCCCGCTTTCCAATGAAATGATGCATGTACATAGAAGATTAAAGGTCTATCAGTTTATGTTCTGTTGAAGTGGTGGAAGTTAAATGGAAATTCTTACCCCAGGTTGGTTCTCAGCTTTACAGTGCACTGTGCAAAGATTGAAAGTAGGGCTACTCATACAAAGAAACACAATAAAAAGTGTCTTTCTTGATGCCATATTTTggtagatttttattttattttatagctTAGGAGTCATGAATGAATAATTGATATAAAAGTATTACTAAGAGTGTTAACTCCCTTGAGGAAGTCACAGAATAGTTTAAAGTCTACAATTCCAAACACATGAAATAGTTAAAGTCCATAATGAATTTACCTATTAGcaaacaaaataatagatGTCAGTTTTGAATATGAACTGACAAAAGGATAAAGAACTAGataccaaataaaaattttgaacaCGAATAaagtttgaataaattgattcatatatgtatatatactttAAAAAGGGCCTATGTACGAAACAGTTTGGGGACCATTTAACACTGGGGGCCTTTACCATGGTACCATTTGGACATGGTCAGGGATGGCCCTGCTTATACGCTTCCATTCAGACTGTTTAATAAAATTCAGCATGCTTAGAAGGCAATAATTACTTGGACAAAGTATCTGATCCAAATTTGACTTGTGTCCAACCTCtaattttcctctcttttctggttcctttttcttttctttgttttgtttatcttgGGTTGCATAAGAAAGAGGAGTTGGTGGGGACTGGGTTGGCAACTTGTATGTCAAAAACATGACTGGTTTAGGCAGCTCTAAGATCAAACTCCTTAGTTctacaaactttatttttgttttgaactgATAAGCATGCATAATATTTGAAGGCAATGAGTACATTATATAGcaacaatttttttgggtgtgatTTGTCTTGTTTGAATATCATGTCTTACTCCTGTTGCCTAAGTCTTTTGTCattcattatttttggtcttttCC
The window above is part of the Prunus dulcis chromosome 1, ALMONDv2, whole genome shotgun sequence genome. Proteins encoded here:
- the LOC117634292 gene encoding putative methyltransferase At1g22800, mitochondrial isoform X2, giving the protein MRSLTSLCRSSWLSRTRREAPHSILFSNTLCTDNSDGVQSSRIKIFDRHFRRKQLDRAAWLMRSKDSFVDTVAENILDRLEDCKKTFPTALCLGGSLEAVRRLLRGRGAIERLIMMSTSHDMVKLCRDAEHGVQSENIETSFMVGDEEFLPVKERLALKPDGLFLAAILGGETLKELRIACTVAQMEREGGISPRISPLAQVRDAGNLLTRAGFSLPGVDVDEFVVRYPSALDLVEHLRAMGETNALLQRNTILKRETALATAAIYDSMFAAEDGTIPATFQVIYMTGWRDHPSQQRAKRRGSATVSFQDIQKQFGSES
- the LOC117634292 gene encoding putative methyltransferase At1g22800, mitochondrial isoform X1, with translation MRSLTSLCRSSWLSRTRREAPHSILFSNTLCTDNSDGVQSSRIKIFDRHFRRKQLDRAAWLMRSKDSFVDTVAENILDRLEDCKKTFPTALCLGGSLEAVRRLLRGRGAIERLIMMSTSHDMVKLCRDAEHGVQSENIETSFMVGDEEFLPVKESSLDLVISCLGLHWTNDLPGAMIQSRLALKPDGLFLAAILGGETLKELRIACTVAQMEREGGISPRISPLAQVRDAGNLLTRAGFSLPGVDVDEFVVRYPSALDLVEHLRAMGETNALLQRNTILKRETALATAAIYDSMFAAEDGTIPATFQVIYMTGWRDHPSQQRAKRRGSATVSFQDIQKQFGSES
- the LOC117634292 gene encoding putative methyltransferase At1g22800, mitochondrial isoform X3; amino-acid sequence: MRSLTSLCRSSWLSRTRREAPHSILFSNTLCTDNSDGVQSSRIKIFDRHFRRKQLDRAAWLMRSKDSFVDTVAENILDRLEDCKKTFPTALCLGGSLEAVRRLLRGRGAIERLIMMSTSHDMVKLCRDAEHGVQSENIETSFMVGDEEFLPVKERELRIACTVAQMEREGGISPRISPLAQVRDAGNLLTRAGFSLPGVDVDEFVVRYPSALDLVEHLRAMGETNALLQRNTILKRETALATAAIYDSMFAAEDGTIPATFQVIYMTGWRDHPSQQRAKRRGSATVSFQDIQKQFGSES